Below is a genomic region from Candidatus Abyssobacteria bacterium SURF_5.
TTCTCCACGTCCTGACAGATTTCCACCACAACCGGAATCTGGCGCATCGCATGAAAGAGGCCGCCCGGTCCGCCGTTTTCTCCCTGCGCCTGCTCGATGCCGAATTTCCTCGGAATGTGCTGGTCCATCTTCCAGAGCGGAAACCGATTGACCTCGACGCTTATTATGACGAAGTCGGCGCCGGGAAGCGCGCTGGCGCGGTCGGTTGTATATTCAAGTTTCAATTCGGCGCCGGCATACGCGATCAAGCGACGGCCGAGTTGATGCACCAGTTTCAACTTTTCCTCATTTACATCGACAAGGACGATCATGCTGCCGGAAAGGTCTTCGGTCTTGATGAAGTCCGAAATGAGCAAGGGGGCGAACTGCGTGCTGCCGCCCCCAAGAAAAACTATCTTTTTGTTTGACGCCAAGGTCATTTCCTCCTCTTCCAGTGGTTCACGCTCAAGCTCCCGATGGAAACTGCTCTCCTCATGCTCTCCTCCTCGGAGCCGCGATTAAGCTATGTCCCCAGCCATATCTGAATAGGCGTCTTTTCCATCGGAAGCGGTGAGGTCAAGTCGAGCGGCCTCTTCTCGCGCGCCGACAGATAACCCGCCGTCAGAATCCGCAGGACGCGTTCGCCGTCGAGCGCTGATTCCATCGGGATTTCCCCCGTTCGGAAGCAGCGCTCGAAGTCCTCAACCTGGCCGACATACCCGCCGCTTGCGAGGTACCTGTTCAGGCGCATGTCGAACTGGGCGGGAATGTCGATGTTCTCAACCTCTCCGTCAGCGTGATAGAACGTCAGGAACTGAGGCGGAGGACTAAAGGCGGCCCGCAGTCGCCCCTTCTCCCCCTGCACTTCGTAATGAAAGCTCTCTTCTGTTTCGAGCCATGAACTGACGCAGGTGATCTCGACGCCGTCTTTTGTCTCAAGAACGGCTTCGCCCTTCCCGTCAATGCCGCCGTCGGGCGCCTCCGCCAACACGCAGGATTTCACTCGTTTAATCGGAGGCTTTCCCGTGAGGAACAGGACGCTTTCGAGCGTATGCGAGCCGAGGTCAAGATGGGCGCCGCCACCGGCGAACTGTGGTTTGCGGAACCAGCCGTTGGGCGGAGGGCCGCCATGACCGCAGAAGCCGAGCGCGCTCTTGACCGCGCCGAGTGCGCCATCGGCGATCATCTCGCGCGCCTTCAAGAGCAAGGGAGAATAAACCTGGTTCTCCGCGTATCCGATGGAGACGCCGGCCGCGGTTGCCGTCTCGGTCACTTTCTTCGCTTCGGCGAGAGTGATCGCGAGCGGTTTTTCGATAACGAGGTGTTTGCCCGCTCTGATCGCGGCAAGCGCGTGTTCCGCGTGAAGAGAGTTCGGGCTGAGCACGAAGACGATGTCGATGTCCTTGCGGGCGAGCATGTCCCCCAGATTGGAGAACGTGTATGGCGCCGCATCGAAAATTCTCGCCCTGTGCTCGGCGACCTCTTTCGACTGAGATGCGATTGCAAGCAGTTTCAAGTTGGGATTGCTCCTTACCGCGAACAGATGCAGATAGGAAATGAATCCCGCTCCGATAAATGCCACTCCCGCAGGCTTATTCATTGCGCGCCTCCTCGGGCCGCGGCCCCGAATTACTTTGCCGAATCATGGTTCGGGTGATTTCCTCGATTAATTCCATATCCTTCACCGCATCGCGGGCGCTCGTTAGTGGTTGGATACCCTTGGTTACAACTTCGTGGACATGCTTCCACTCGCACCGGAAGCCGGTCTCGAAGCGCCCTCCATGTGTTTCTTCCACCGTCATCCCGTTCTTCTCGTACGTCGCTTTAAGCGACGAGGGCGCCGCGGCGGCGTAAGTCGGTGGGAATTTCACCTCGACTTGCAGGTCGGACCGTCGCGCGAGAAAGCCCCAGTCGGTCATTTTTGACTCATGGAATTCGGCCTGCATCAGAGTTCTGCCGATTCCGTGGTCAAGAATGATGTCCAGCGAGAGGCCGACGAGATTCAGAGGACCATTCATGGCATGAGCGCGCGCGTAATCGACTTTGACCGGCTCGCCGACCATCCTGCGCATGACGGGGATGTCATGGATGACGAGGCCGATCAGCAACCCGTGCGCGACTACAAAATTCACATCAAGGTCCGAACCGAACAATTCGGTGGCGACGGCGGCGAAATCCAGTTGACCGATGAGAGCCGGCCAGCGGTCTGCGATTGACGGCCTGATGGTCTGGAGAATCTCGTCGGCTGTGTATTTTTCGTTCGGCCCGAGAAACGTGCGGAATTGCGCGAACCGGAACGGCTGAGGTTCTCCCCAGAGTTCTTTTGCGCGCCGCGTCGCGGGGTCATACACATGCGGGTATCCCATGACAATGGGAACGCCGGATTCCTCCGAGGCCTCCGCCATCTTTCTCACGATTCGCGAATTGAGCGCCGGGGGCTTCTCGACGAGAGCCGCCTTCTTCTTGGCCTGGCAGGCCGCGAGCGCGTGGTCCACATGGTATGAGTCGGGGGTTGCGATGACGACCACGTCAACGTCAGGGTCGCGAATCAAGTCGAACGGGTTCTCAACCGGGCGCGCGCCGGTTCTGTGGGCGACCTCGCCCATCACTTCGCGGCTCGCGTCGCTGCACGCTTCGATGCGATAGAGCGAGGCGAGGCTGTTGAGCGCCGGCACGTGGAGCGCCTGAATCGCCTCTCCGCATCCCACAAGTCCCACCCTCAGTCGATTTGTCATAAATTGTGCTTCTCCCTTCTCCAAGCGCCTATGTGTTTGGAGAGAAAGGCGCCTGCATTAATGGGTTCGCTCTCCGATATCGCGAACCAACTTAAGGAAATACTCGAAATCTTCGAGCGAAACGTCCGGCGGCACATAATGGTCTATGCCGGGGAAATAGCCGCCTTCCTTCAGAAGCGCGGGTACTTTGGATTCGACCTCCTCGCGGATGGCTGTCGGGCCGAGCGCAAGCGCGCGCTTGTCTAATCCGCCCTCGATAATCAGCTTCTTGCCGTATTTCTGGCGGACTTGTCTGATATCCATTCCGGCCTGTGTCTCGAACGGCAGGAGTTTGTTGACGCCGACTTCGAGGAAGAGGGGAATGAGCGTGTGGACGTTACCGTCGGTGTCGACCTCGAACACCTCGACGCCTCGCGAGCGGACGCAATCGATGACGCGTCTATAGTAGGGGGACATGAATTCCTTGAATAAGGTCGGTCCGATCATCGGTCCGTTGCGATACGCCATATCTTCCCAGAAATCGATGGCGTCGAGTTTGGCCGAGGCGGTCATCTGTTCGATGATGCCCGTGTGGAGTTTCGCCCATTGTTCGCCGATAGCGTGAATCAGCTTGGGAGAATCGTAATAAGCGAACATGAGGTTGTCAAACCCGAGCAGGTGGCGCGCCAGGCCGAAGAGGCCGCAGATGTAGAGATAGAGCGGCATATCGGCCTCATTATAGAGAGCGGCGTTCTGGTCCCAGTCTTCGCCCAGCCGCTCGGGCGACGCGGGGTCGAGACGCCACTTAAGGTCCTCGAACGACCGCATGTCTCGTACCGGAAATTCGAGAAACTGGGGCAAGGTGGACTGGCCGGTCTTGAATTCCTTGATTACGCTGCCGTAGCCGGTGCGCAGGACGCGGTAATTATCGGTCTCCTCGAACACCTGCTCCTCGAACGCCGGTGAGAATCCCGCGTTATATCCGCCGCCGAGAAAGATTGGGATACGCAAGCCCATCTCGAAATAGAAAAACGCAGTCAGCGTCTCCACGTCTTCCGGCAGTCCCTCGCCGCGCCACCGCTCGATCGTCTCGTTCCAGAATCCGATGGTCTCGAAGCGGAATGCCCGGTCAACCGGCTCGAACCTGCAGGTCGCATGGAATCGTTCACGGACATTCACTTTATTCTCTCCTTGCCTCGTCGAGCATGGCCAGGTAATTATCGGGATTCAGGTATGAGGCGACGCTGTTGCCGGTCCCGAGCGCGAAACGGCCGCTGGGAGCGCACGTCTCGATGATCTCGCGCACGCGCGCCCGGACCTCCTCTTCGGTCCCTCTCGTCAGCAAGTCCATATCGACTCCCCCGAGGATGGCGATACGGTCGGAATAGCGAGAGACGGCTTCCTCGACCGGTAGAATCTTATCTTGGAAGGAGTGTCGCGCGTCGATCCCGACATCTTCGATCAAGTCCTCCATTATTCCCTCGATATTGCCGCAGGAATGCAGCAAATAGGAAACGCCCCGCTTATGGGCGGCTGCAACCATTTTCTTGTGCCATGGGAAGACGTATTTGCGAAGGTGGTTAGGAGAAAGCATGGTACCGGTTTGAAATCCTAGGTCTTCCCCGACGAATAGCGCCCCTACCCGGGGCGCTTGCAAGAGGTTCTCGGCGGCGGACAGCACAATCGCTCCCACCTTGGCAAAAAGTTCATCCACCAGCGGCGGATCATCAACGAGCATGTAGGAAAGCCCTTCGATTCCGGTAAGAAAAACGACGTTTTCAAACAATCCCCCAACACGAGGGATGCTCATCATGCCGTCAGGCAGGACGGAGGCGGCGTATTCCAGTTGAGCGTAGTCGAGCGCTTGCGGGTCTGGCCAAAAATGCCGCTCGAAATCCTGGCGATTGCGGATGGTGGATGTCGCTTCCGATATCCACGAACGATCACTTTGCTCGGAAACCTGATAGGCCGCTCCGAAATACATGAATGGGCAGACATCGATGTAATCGTATCCGAGTTTGTGGCGGAATTCAATCTCGTCGTCAATTCTTTTTCGGCCATCTTCCGGGTCGTTGGTGAAATCGGAAACCGTCGGGCGGCCCAAAACTTTTTCTTTAAGAGCCTGGTCAACAAGCAAGTCCACCAATGGCAATCGGTCGGGGGGCCGTTCGCCGGTAAGCACATTCTTAAGACGAGTAAAATCGGGCGATGGTTTTGGCAAATCTGATAGTCTCATACGATAAGTCTCCTGGATAGTCTGCGCCTCTGCGCCGAAGAAATGTCCCCTCTATGCGAGTATGCGGCGCATCATGAATTGGATGAATTCCTCCCGCCGAACATCTGTCGCCACCTTCACCGTGTTCCATTCTGCGTTCTTATAGCAGTTTACCACAGTCAACCCCGCAGTAAATTCGCCTCTCGTCTCGATCACGACGTTAAGCATCATCGTATTTAGGAAATCAAGCGTAAATGCCGCGGAGCAGGCGAGGGCATCATGCATCGGCGTCTCTTTTTGTCCAATCACGTTCAACCAGATATCTGTCATGGCTGCGAGAAGATCGGTCGCAGCGGTATTGCGCTTCCTGATCGATTCAAGATGCTCCTCCCTCAGCAGCGTCGGCATGGTTACGTTGCAGCCCACCAAAATAATAGGAACGCCGGAATCGAAAACGATGCGCACAGCCTCCGGGTCCGCAACAAAGTTGTAGTCGATCGGCCGTTCGCCGAAGAGTTCCATCTCTTTCAGGCCATAGAAAGGGGTTCCGCCCATAATGATAAACTGCTTGATGAGAGCACCCAGTTCCGGCTTTGTCGACAGCAGTTTGCCGAAGTTCGTCTGCGGGCCTATAAGAACCACCGAAACTTCCTTGGGACGCTTTCTCAACACCGACTCCACAAGCTCCAATGCCGGCACATCCGACAGCGCCACCTCTTCGCCCTCTTCGAATACGCCTTTGCCTTCGTGTCCCATCAGAAAAGCAGATCGATCGGGATTCAGAGGAAGATTTTCGCCTGCCGCGACAGGAATGTCCGGTCTGCCCAACGCAATGAGCAGCTTCTTTGCAATGCGGGCGCGCAACCTTGCGTCGGCCCATACGGTCGTGACCGCTTCTATTTTGACCTCGGGGGAATTCGCCAGAAAAGCGAGCGCATACGCGTCGTCCACATCGGTCCCAATATCAGTGTCAATGATCACGCGTTCTGTCATCACAGCCTCTTTCGCATCACTCAGATTGAACTTATCGGGCAACAGTTAGGGGGAATTTGAAGTTCTCCAGTTGAACATCCGGCGGAATAAGGAATGAACAAGGATGAATAATGATACACGGTAGCTTTTGCAACCGGTCGCTGGACGATTATCTTTGTGACTTGAGCGCTCACTGTTCTTCGGTTCCTTTGGCAAGCAATCCGTTTGATCGATTGTCGAGTGTCTCTATTTCGCGGCGCTTGCGGAGGTTTCGATGAACCGTCGCGCCACATCGACGGCGGCCGCCGCATCATCACCATAGCCGTCCGCTCCGATCTCTTCGGCGTACTCGCGGCTCACCGGAGCGCCTCCAACCATGATTTTGACTTTCCTTGTGAGTCCCGCCGCATGCAGCGCGTTGATGGTTTCGCGCAGTTTCGGCATGGTCGTGGAGAGAAGCGCCGACATCGCCACAATTTGGACGCCTTCTTCGCCCGCGGCCTCGACAAATCTCTGCGGCGGAACGTCAATCCCTATGTCTCTCACATGGAACCCAGCCCCTCGGAGCATCATGCCCACTAGGTTCTTGCCAATATCATGCAGGTCGGACTGCACGGTTCCCAGCACAACCTTCCCCACAGGCTTCGCCCCCGTCTCGGCGAGTTTTGGTTCGAGAACCGCAAGCCCGCCGTGCATTGCCCGAGCGGCAATCAGCACCTCGGGAATGAAAACTTCGTTCTTTTTGAATTTGGCTCCGATCACATCCATTCCGGCGATGAGGCCATTAGAGAGAATGTCTGCGGGTGAAAGCCCCGCGCCAAGAGATTCTCGAATCAGTCGTTCGACTTCCTTCATGTCGCCTCTCTGCAGCGCTTCAGAAAGTTGGTTCAGTTCCACCATCGTGTTCTCCTTTGACCAGTTCGTCAGGTACCGGACGCCCCGAAACCTGGACTTTCAAGGTAAATGTTTATCATTTGGTTCCAGTTTCTTTTCCCGATAGGCCGAAATATACGCCATACAATACTCATCATTCCCCAAAACGGCTCTGGCCGTGATGAGATTCGCCATCATCTGCCTGTCAAGCGGGTCAATGATCACCGCATCGAGCCCAGCCGCCATTGCGGCCACCAGAAAAACCCGGTTCATCATCCTCCGCGCAGGAAGCCCAAAGGATATGTTGCTCAGGCCGCAGATAGTGTGAATGCCGGGGTATCGCCGCTTGATTTCATGGATTACCTGCAGGGCAACCGCCCCGCTTCTCTGGTCGGTGCTGACCGCCATGATGAGGGGGTCAACATAGACATGATCCAACGGAACTCCATCTGAAAGCAAATTATCGACCAGACCAAACCCAACTTTGAGCTTGTCTTCGAATCCCCCAGGAATTCCATTGTCGTCCAGACATAGGGCGACGGTTCTGCACTCATATTCCCGAATCAGTGGCAGCATGGCCGTGTAGTTTTCCTTCTCGGCGGTAATCGAGTTGACCATCATGCCCCGGCCGCACATGCTCAGCCCCTCTGCAATCACCTTTGGGTCTGTGCTGTCGATGCAGAGGGGCAAATCGTTCGCTTGCCTGACGCTCTTGATGATCCATTTGAGATTTTCGATTTCTCGCTCGGCGAACGTGCCGGCATTCACATCGAGAAAATGCGCGCCCGCAGCCGCTTGCATTCGGGCTTCGTCCCATATGGGGATGATATTCCGATGCCGCGCCGCTTCCGCGACCTGTTTGCGGCTTGTGTTGATGCGCTCACCTACAATCAGCATTGCAAGCCGTCCTTTCTCATCATGGAGCACGCACGGCCAGAAAAAAATCTAGTAGATACTAGCATATCGCATCGTCGCTTGTCAAGGTATTTTTCCCGGGGAAAAAGTCAATCGAAAAACAATCCTTGCTCTCCGGAAAGGAATATGTTAAAATAAACACTAGGATCTAAGCAAATAGGAACTTGAAGAATAGTATATACTATTCTTTGAAGAGGTTTGAGATCATGGCAAATATAGGCAGGCGCGAAATCCGTGCCGCTCACGGGAAAAAGACGACACCACGAGCCGCAGCCCGGCGGGAACAGATACTCAAGGCGGCGACCCATGTTTTTGCCCGTGAAAATTATCACGGCGCCACTACCGCAAAGATTGCGGCGGCGGCCGGAATAACGGAGCCCGTTATCTACACGTATTTCGCCAACAAGAGGGATCTTTTTCTTGAAGTTTTGCGGAAGAGCCGTGCCGATATTTTCACATGGAATGAAGAGGTCTTGAGAGAGCATGACGACCCCATCCAGCGATACAAGGTGTACACAGATAAGTACAAGCACTACGTCACAAAGGTGAATCGTGATTCCGCTATGATGTGGGCCGTGGCGGCCTCGGTGAACGATCCGGAGATTAAAGCCGAAATACGCGAATCCGACGAAGAAGTTCTCAATCAGTTGACGAACGATATTCGGCGAACCATGGAGGAAGGCAAGATCACCTCTCGACATGCGCCCCAAGTGTTGGCGAGAATCATTCACGGAGTCAATTCACACCTGGCGTGGTTGATTCTTGTGGGAGAGACACACACTCAGGATTGGATATACGAAGGTTTCAAGATACTCATCGAAGACTTGGTCAAGAAAGAAGTCTGACACATGAACCCCTCGATTCAGCAGTTGCTTGAGCTGTATCTTCAACCCGCGCCCGTTCCGCCGGGCATGACCAGCCGCGATATGGTCCTCAAAGCCATCAAGTTCGTACACCCGCCGCGTATCCCGTACAGTTTCATTTCGCCGGTCGAGAGCGACTTTTTTGAAGTGGCGGCCATACCGCAGTTCATGCATCTGGTCGAACCCGACGGCAAGGCGGCGAATATCTGGGTGAGCGCAGGGAAGAAGGGGGCGAAGGACCCCGGCGATCGGTACCATGACGAGTGGGGTGTCGGCTGGGAAGTAACCGGCCGGCATTGGGATCATGCTTTCGACCATCCGCTTCGCGACCTGCGGAATCTCGACAGCTATCGATTTCCCGATGTCGCCGACCCGGAAAAATATGATATGCTGAAGCCGTTTCTGGAGATGGGCCGGAAAGCCGGAAAATACACGGTGGGGTTCGACCCGATTCTCATGTTTGAGCGGATGCGCGCGCTCCTGGGATTTGAGGAACTGATGGTTTCCCCTTACACTCAGCCCCGGGGACTGGAACTGCTGCTTGACCGCCTGGCCGACCTAGAGAGCGCCGTCATCGAGCAATGGGCGCGGATCGGCGGAGTGGACGCGTACATGACGTGGGACGACTGGGGCCTGCAGACCTCGCTCCAGATGGACCCTGATACCTTTCGCAAATTCTACAAGCCGCGTTACAAACGAATTGTCGAGGCCGCTCACCAGCACGGCATGCATTACATCTGGCATAACTGCGGCCACATTATCGATATGATTCCCGATATGATCGATATTGGGGTGGATGTCGTGCAACTCGATCAGCCGCGCCTGATGGGGCACAGAAATCTGGCCGACAAATTCGGCGGCGGCATCTGTTTCTGGAATACCGTGGACATCCAATGGTCGACGATGGAGAATCCGACCGAAGAGGAAATTGGGGCTGAAGTGGCGGAGATGATTGCGGCATTCGACCGGTTCGGCGGCGGCTTTATGGCTCGCCAATATCCTGATCCGACCGATATCGAGATGTCCCCTGAGCGCCATGAAATGATCTACCAAGCCTTTCTGGCGCATGGCTGTTCGCTGAGTGAATAAGGAGCTCATTGAGGAATTGAGACGGCAGTCCCTGCAGAACCGGCCGCTTTCGAAATGGTTCGACGACGCGAAGCTTGGGATATTCATTCATTGGGGCGTCTTTTCCATTCCTGCCTGGGCGCCCTTCGGCGACGACTATCAGACGCTCATTAAAAGGAAAGGGTATAGATATCAGCTTGCCCATAACCCGTATGCCGAATGGTACCTTAATACAATGAAGATCACGGGGAGCCCCACCTGCCGGCATCACATCGAAAAGTATGGCGAGGATTTCTCTTATTATGATTTTGTGCCTCAGTTTGAAAGAGAAGCGGCTAAAATAAATCCCGGCGCCTGGGCCGAACTGTTCGCAAAAGCCGGCGCTCGCTACGTCGTAATGGTGACCAAACACCACGATGGCTACACTCTCTGGCCCACCGCGTACGAAAACCCCAGAAGGACCGGCTTGCATTCAGAACGGGATTTCGTGAAAGAAGTGACCGAGGCGGTCCGCACAGCGGGCTTGAAAATGGGCCTCTACTACTCGGGCGGGCTCGATTGGACTTTCAAGAAAACGGCCATCAGCGACCCATACACCTTTCTGACCAACACGCCGCAAGAGGACGAATACGTCACCTACGCAACGAATCATTTCAGGGAACTCATCGATTGGTATAAACCCTCGGTCCTGTGGAACGACATCCGCTGGCCCCAGGACCCAAACCTGACCGACCTTTTTTCTTACTACTACAGCGTCGTACCCGACGGTGTTATCAACGATCGGTGGAGCCAGACCACATATCCGGAGAACCGAATAATGCGCTCGATCATCAATACGGTGGCATGGTTCCGGGCAAAACATGCATCCGGCGAGCACAATCCGCCGCCAATACATTGCGATTACATTACACCCGAATACCGGGTGTTGGATCAGATCAGCGCGAAGAAGTGGGAGGCGTGCCGGGGTCTCGGGACTTCGTTTGGATATAACATGAATGAACCGGACGACAACCTGCTCACTGCGGAAGAGCTTATTCACAGCTTCGCGGACATCGTGAGCAAAAACGGGAATCTCCTGATCAATGTCGGGCCGATGGCCGACGGAACAATTCCCGACGCCCAGCGCGACCGCCTTATGGGGTTGGGCGCCTGGCTCGCCGTGAATGGAGACGCCATTTACAATACGCGACCATGGGTAACGGCGGAAGACAAGACTCGAGACGGCAAGGGCGTACGCTTCACTCAAAAAGATGAGGCCCTCTACGCTATCATCCTCGGGCCAATAACAGACCCAGAGATCACCATCGAATCGTTGAGGTGCGCGCCAAACACGAAAATCCACCTCTTGGGCGAGAAAAAACCTCTCCACTGGCGACAGGACGGAAGCGGCCTGACTATTCTTTTGCCGGAAGCCTTGCCGGATGCTCCGGCGTACTCGTTCAAGATGGCGCCCCGACCGGAGCGATAGACTGAATGCATGATCACCGTGAGGCGGGGAGGAAAAATATACTATGTCAATGACTTCCAGGGAAAGGCTTTTGTGCGCGTTGAACAAGGGGAAACCGGACCGCATGCCGGTCTCAATCCATCAATGGCAAAGATACCATCTGGACACGTATCTGGGGGGGATTTCTGAACTGGATGCCTTCCGAGAATTTGGATTGGATGCCCAGGTCCAATTCCATCAAGGAATGGGCCAATTTTGGCTGGTTGACGGACAGGTGACAATGGTTAGCTCGCCCCATTGGCTCTATGAGGCAAAGGCG
It encodes:
- a CDS encoding nucleoside hydrolase, which encodes MTERVIIDTDIGTDVDDAYALAFLANSPEVKIEAVTTVWADARLRARIAKKLLIALGRPDIPVAAGENLPLNPDRSAFLMGHEGKGVFEEGEEVALSDVPALELVESVLRKRPKEVSVVLIGPQTNFGKLLSTKPELGALIKQFIIMGGTPFYGLKEMELFGERPIDYNFVADPEAVRIVFDSGVPIILVGCNVTMPTLLREEHLESIRKRNTAATDLLAAMTDIWLNVIGQKETPMHDALACSAAFTLDFLNTMMLNVVIETRGEFTAGLTVVNCYKNAEWNTVKVATDVRREEFIQFMMRRILA
- a CDS encoding gfo/Idh/MocA family oxidoreductase, with amino-acid sequence MTNRLRVGLVGCGEAIQALHVPALNSLASLYRIEACSDASREVMGEVAHRTGARPVENPFDLIRDPDVDVVVIATPDSYHVDHALAACQAKKKAALVEKPPALNSRIVRKMAEASEESGVPIVMGYPHVYDPATRRAKELWGEPQPFRFAQFRTFLGPNEKYTADEILQTIRPSIADRWPALIGQLDFAAVATELFGSDLDVNFVVAHGLLIGLVIHDIPVMRRMVGEPVKVDYARAHAMNGPLNLVGLSLDIILDHGIGRTLMQAEFHESKMTDWGFLARRSDLQVEVKFPPTYAAAAPSSLKATYEKNGMTVEETHGGRFETGFRCEWKHVHEVVTKGIQPLTSARDAVKDMELIEEITRTMIRQSNSGPRPEEARNE
- a CDS encoding TetR/AcrR family transcriptional regulator; this translates as MANIGRREIRAAHGKKTTPRAAARREQILKAATHVFARENYHGATTAKIAAAAGITEPVIYTYFANKRDLFLEVLRKSRADIFTWNEEVLREHDDPIQRYKVYTDKYKHYVTKVNRDSAMMWAVAASVNDPEIKAEIRESDEEVLNQLTNDIRRTMEEGKITSRHAPQVLARIIHGVNSHLAWLILVGETHTQDWIYEGFKILIEDLVKKEV
- a CDS encoding methyltetrahydrofolate cobalamin methyltransferase — its product is MLIVGERINTSRKQVAEAARHRNIIPIWDEARMQAAAGAHFLDVNAGTFAEREIENLKWIIKSVRQANDLPLCIDSTDPKVIAEGLSMCGRGMMVNSITAEKENYTAMLPLIREYECRTVALCLDDNGIPGGFEDKLKVGFGLVDNLLSDGVPLDHVYVDPLIMAVSTDQRSGAVALQVIHEIKRRYPGIHTICGLSNISFGLPARRMMNRVFLVAAMAAGLDAVIIDPLDRQMMANLITARAVLGNDEYCMAYISAYREKKLEPNDKHLP
- a CDS encoding cobalamin-binding protein, translated to MVELNQLSEALQRGDMKEVERLIRESLGAGLSPADILSNGLIAGMDVIGAKFKKNEVFIPEVLIAARAMHGGLAVLEPKLAETGAKPVGKVVLGTVQSDLHDIGKNLVGMMLRGAGFHVRDIGIDVPPQRFVEAAGEEGVQIVAMSALLSTTMPKLRETINALHAAGLTRKVKIMVGGAPVSREYAEEIGADGYGDDAAAAVDVARRFIETSASAAK
- a CDS encoding alpha-L-fucosidase, yielding MEELRRQSLQNRPLSKWFDDAKLGIFIHWGVFSIPAWAPFGDDYQTLIKRKGYRYQLAHNPYAEWYLNTMKITGSPTCRHHIEKYGEDFSYYDFVPQFEREAAKINPGAWAELFAKAGARYVVMVTKHHDGYTLWPTAYENPRRTGLHSERDFVKEVTEAVRTAGLKMGLYYSGGLDWTFKKTAISDPYTFLTNTPQEDEYVTYATNHFRELIDWYKPSVLWNDIRWPQDPNLTDLFSYYYSVVPDGVINDRWSQTTYPENRIMRSIINTVAWFRAKHASGEHNPPPIHCDYITPEYRVLDQISAKKWEACRGLGTSFGYNMNEPDDNLLTAEELIHSFADIVSKNGNLLINVGPMADGTIPDAQRDRLMGLGAWLAVNGDAIYNTRPWVTAEDKTRDGKGVRFTQKDEALYAIILGPITDPEITIESLRCAPNTKIHLLGEKKPLHWRQDGSGLTILLPEALPDAPAYSFKMAPRPER
- a CDS encoding gfo/Idh/MocA family oxidoreductase, which translates into the protein MNKPAGVAFIGAGFISYLHLFAVRSNPNLKLLAIASQSKEVAEHRARIFDAAPYTFSNLGDMLARKDIDIVFVLSPNSLHAEHALAAIRAGKHLVIEKPLAITLAEAKKVTETATAAGVSIGYAENQVYSPLLLKAREMIADGALGAVKSALGFCGHGGPPPNGWFRKPQFAGGGAHLDLGSHTLESVLFLTGKPPIKRVKSCVLAEAPDGGIDGKGEAVLETKDGVEITCVSSWLETEESFHYEVQGEKGRLRAAFSPPPQFLTFYHADGEVENIDIPAQFDMRLNRYLASGGYVGQVEDFERCFRTGEIPMESALDGERVLRILTAGYLSAREKRPLDLTSPLPMEKTPIQIWLGT